GACCTCTGCTTCGCGCGTCTTGTCGGTTCTCTCGAAGCAACTGCTTTCAACTGGCGCACGCGGATTCTGGTGATGCGGTCGTCGAGCGTCGCCTGGCAAGCTTGCTGAATCATGCCCGTCAGCACGTTCCGTTCTATGCCGATCGTCTACGCGGTCTGCGGGCTCCGCTGGCACCCGATTCTCCGCTGGGACTCGATTCGCTGCGTGAGATCCCACTGCTTCAGAAGTCTGATGTCGAGGCCCATTTCCCCGAGGGGATCACCGATGGCACTGATCCTGGCGATTGGCGGATGATGTCCACCCGTGGCACGGCGCAAAGGTTGATCTTGATCCAAGGCTTCGGCAAGCGTGACGCCGTCCGTGCCGCCAACTTGCGAATGTTGGAACGATCCGGCGATTACGGTCCAGGGTATCCGATCGTCGAGATTCCACCGGAAGTCTGCGAAGAAGTTTGCGGGGAGCTAGGTGAAATCGAGACAGGCGTTACTTCGCGTTTGTGGCAGATGATCCGAGGCGGCAAGCTTCGCGACGGAAAGTCGATACGCGATTTGCGCGGACAGGTGGAGAGGCATTGGATCTACAACCGCAAAACCTATTCTGGGTTTGGGTTGCATGGGTCCAATCCGCCGGGTGATGTTCTGCAATCCTATGTGGATCGCTTGCGAAAGGACCGGCCCTATGTGCTGAAAGCTCTGGCGACGTATCTGATCGCGATCGCGCGCTATGTCGAATCGACTGGGCAGGACCCACTGCAGATCCCCGTGATCAAAACATCCGGCAGTCGAATCGCACCGTGCTGGATTCCAGAGATCGAACGTGCCCTCGGTGGCACATTTTGGAACGACTATGGCAGTGCCGAATTCGGTTCAATCGCCTGTGATTGCAAGGAACACGATGGCATGCATGTCTTCGACGATTTCTTTATTGTTGAAGTCGTCAATGATGACGGGATCCCGCTTGGCGACAATCAAATTGGCAATGTCGTCGTGACCGATTTGATGAACCACACCATGCCAATGATTCGCTACAAGATCGGCGACTTGGGGCGTCTCGACACATCGCCATGCGTTTGCGGCCAGGCGAGTCCACGACTTACCGTGTTAGGTAGGGAGAGTGATGTCATTCGCGACGGGGCGGGAAAGGTGCGTCTTGCTGATCAAGTGATTGAGCGGATAGAGCAAATCGATGGTGTCCTGGCGGCACAGGTACAGCAAAAGGGGGACGCTTGGTATGCGTTGTCGATCGTTGCTGGTAAAGGTACAGCAGATGGTGGTACAGGTTCTGAACATAGAAGTTCTGAACATACAAGTGTTGATCGTGATCAAGTCGCTGCGGAATTCAAAAACTGGATCGGCAGTGATGCCCGAGTCGACGTCCGTACGGTTCGAACGCTGCGTCCCGAATCCGGTGGCAAGTTCCGGTACGTGAAAAGCCGGTTGAACTAAACGTCAATGTCGCTGTGCGAAGGCAAGTTCGTACCGCCAGCGAACGTATCGCAGTCGACTCTCGCATTCATCAAAACCTCGCGCTCTTATCCCACGATCCCAAATGGATGTTCGAAGTGACTTCCCTGCACTTGATGGCCCCAGAGGGAACGTGTGCTATCTTGACAGCGCGGCGACGACACTGAAGCCAAGTTGTGTGATCGACGCTGTCAATTGGTTTTTGCAGGAGGGGACTTCGGCTGTACATCGAGGGATCAATCCGCGCAGTCTGAAGGCGACGGAACGGTTTGAGTTCACTCGTGAAAGGATCGCGGAGTGGTTTTCTGCGGACGTCGATGAAGTTGTGCTAACCTCGGGCGCCACCGATGCGATGAACCTGGTGCGCCGCGGGATGAGAAACCTGAACTCTGTGATCTTCACCGTCATGGAGCATCACAGCAATTTCGTTCCTTGGATGGATGTTGCGACGAATCGCTGTATCGGTGTCGACGCCGAGGGACGCGTTGACCTTGGGTTGTTGAGCGATCTGCTGGCCGGTGGTGGAGTCGACTTGGTCGCATTGACACACCAGAGCAATGTCCTGGGAGCAATCACCGAGCTTGAGAGCATCGTCGATTTGGTCCATCAGCACGGGGCGATGGTCCTTGTCGATGCGGCTCAGTCAGCTGCTCATGACCCGCCGGATTTTGGTGGCTTGGCGATCGATTTCTTGGCATGCAGTGCTCACAAAATGTTGGGGCCCAGCGGGTCGGGGGCGTTGCTTGTTGCCAGGCATGCACGAGACCGCTTGCAGGCGGTGCGATTCGGTGGCAACATGGTTTCAGCGGTGCATCGCGATTCGTTCGAATTGCAGTCGGCGCCACATTGTTTCGAAGCTGGAACCCCGGCGATCGAAAGTGTGATCGGATGGGGAGCGGCGATTGACTATCTCGATCAATTGTCAACCGCCGCGGTGACGAGGCATCTATCGAATTTGACCGATATCGCGGCGGAGCAATTGAAGGCGATTGATGGTGTCCAGCTAATCAGCGTGGACAATCAAAGTCGTGGACCGTTGGTGGCATTTACGGTCGCTGGTGTCGAATCCAATGCGGTGGTCAAAATCTTGGGGAATGATCAAATATTCTTACGAGCTGGTTTTCATTGTGCCCAGCCACTGCACGAGCACCTTGGAATCGGGCCGACGGTTCGAGCCAGTTTTCAGGTCTATAACACAGCTTCGGACATCGATCGATTCACCGAAAGGATCGCCAGCCTCGCAAAAATCGGCTGAATCGTTACTCTGATCGATCGTCTAGACATCGCCCGCAATCACTCTCTTCATGTCGCTTCGCAACCAAGATTCGAGCTTGAAATTTCTTGTATTCTCTGATGATTGGGGGCGGCACCCTTCGAGTTGCCAACACTTGATTCGGCAGTTGTTGCCGGACCATCAGGTGACTTGGGTCAATACCATTGGCATGCGGCCGCCTCGGTTGGATTTGATCACGCTGCGCCGTGGCTTTGAAAAGTTGCGTGGCTGGGCTGGGACATCCGCTGTGGCTGGCGGGCAATCGCACGACGATCCTATCGCGAGCAATTCAGTCGATGTTGCGTCGGATCGTGTCGACGCTGCGGATCCGTTATCGCAGGCAGCCGAGCGCGGTCAAGGCCCCAACGTCATCGACGCCAAAATGTGGCCATGGATGTCGCACAGCTGGGACCGCTGGCTGAACCGCTGGCTGTTGAGCAAGCAACTGCGTCTCGCTTCGGAAGACGCCATCGTGATCACCACCATCCCCATCGTGGCCGACTTGGTTGGACGTTTGCCCGCAGCGCGATGGGTGTATTACTGCGTCGATGATTTTTCAGTCTGGCCTGGCCTCGACGGCGAGATGCTGGGGCGAATGGAAGACGAGTTGGTTGCCAAGGTCGATTGCACGATTGCTGTCAGTGACACACTGATGGAAAGCTTGCGGCGACGAGGCTGTTCACCCCATCTTCTAACCCATGGGGTCGATCTCGATTTCTGGCGAACGAAGGAAGTGGGCGGGAAGGACAATGGTCTAGGAGTTGACGCGACACCAGCGAACGAAGAACGAGATTCATCGTCCTCTAAAGAACCTGCATCCAATGATGTTTACGCATCCGAAACGCCCGGTTCAGATCGAGTCCTGTTCTGGGGGGTCGTCGATCGTCGGATGAACGCTGATTGGGTCCTGGCGCTTGCGGATTCGATGGACAGCGGCAAGGTCATTTTAGCTGGCCCGCATCAAGATCCCGATCCTCGCTTGCTCAGCCATCAGCGCGTTCGAACTCTGGGGGCATTGCCGTTTGAAGAATTGCCGCAGCTGGCAGCAACGGCAGACGTTTTGATCATGCCGTATGCTGATCTTCCCGTCACGCGAGCAATGCAGCCGCTGAAGTTGAAGGAGTACCTTGCCACCGGTAAGCCCGTCGTCGTCTCGCCTTTGCCTGCGACTGCTGCCTGGGAAGATTGTCTTTATATAGTGCATGATCAAGCGAGCTTCATCGCAAAGGTTCATTCACTGATGGACCGCGAGCATCAACCAACGGGTGAGCGAACGTTGCTAAACAAGACTTTCGAGCGTCTCAAACACGAATCGTGGTCTGCGAAGGCGGCGCAAATGCTCGGTGTGATTGGCGAGGTTTCCCAGCGAGCGAACTCGATCGCTTCTGGCTGACCGGCTGGAACGATCGGAAGCTACTGGCCTCAAGTAGGGCATGCCCTAGACGTAACGTAAGTTGAAACCTTTAGTCTTTCGTCCACTGGCAACATGCTACTTTGTTGCAGTGGCTTGCCAAGTCGTTTGGTACTTATGGTGCTCAAGCCAGCCTATCGTAGGTGGGACCTCGCTAGGTTGGATGCCAATGGGCTATACGCCCCCGTTGGTCGGTAAGGTTGTTGGTGTCTGTTTGCTACTGAGTTCGGCGATCGGCATCCGCTACCCGATCGCCGCAGCCGTGGCGGTCACATCGACTGCGTTCGGTATCGCAAGGTACTCTGCCGAGTTGGAGTGGGCCTGGGGTAATGCGTTTCAGGCCTGCGTGATCTTTGACAGTGCGATCGCGTTGATCTTGAGCCCTCAGGCTCGAGTGTCTTGGTTGCGTCTCCGGAGGGAACAGTTCAAAACCGGAATACTGCTCGCCGGGCTTTTAACTTGGGCCATCGTTTCAGAATCGTTGGCGATTGTCTACGAAACAGGCGACCCCGGGCCGAAGCACAGCCTTTTACGGCTTGTTGAGTCGGTCATTCTTTGTACGGTCATCATGGTTTCGGTTACCGATTTTCGGCGTTTCGTGATCGTCGTTGGTGCATCTGTTGTTGCTCTTGGCGGTAGCTACTTGCAGCTTCGACGATTGGAGCATGCCTCCGACTTTGCTTTCGCAGCCGCGCCGCTTTCTTGTTTGCTTGCGGGCTCTGCATCAGCCTTGAATGCATCCTACTTTGTGTCAGGAGTGGCCTTGTCGTCGCTACTTGCAGCGGCTTCGTTTTTTACTGCCAACCGAGGCGCAAATGTAGGCTGGTTGATGACAATGATTTGCATGGCCATCGCGCAATTAAGAAGCCTTCGGATATGGACGGCAATCATTGGCCTAGTCGTTCTGGCCTCGTTCGTTGCTTATCGATCGCCACTTCGTCCCAGGATTCAAGAATGGATCGACAATGGTTGGAGCACAACGACGTTGGCTTCTAGGGTTGAGTTCTGGAAGTCGAGCTTATCCCGATTGCCCGATCACTCGTTGACTGGGATCGGTCCGGGGCGAGGCGGGCAAGACATGTCCAGAGACCTTCAGCTCAAAAAATGGCGAGCGACCCACAATAGCTTTCTCGAAATACTCAGCGAGCAGGGGATCGTTGGGGGGCTGCTCTGGTGCGGTCTCTTATTCAACGCATTCGCAATCTGTCTCTCAAAAGTTGGTGGAGAAACGGCTTGCGAAAGAGCGATGGCGATCGGAATTGGTGCGTGTTTGTTGGCAATGGTCATCGCAGGCATGGCAATTTCTCGGCATGACGATGTGCGACTCTTTTGGGCGATTGGCTGTGCGTTTGCGCTAAAGACTGCACACTTCGATAGGCCCAATGGTTGTGGCGCAGCGAATTAACCCAGTGCGTTGCAAAATTTGTCGACGTACTGACAGGATTCAGTACGTACCTGCGCTCGAAGGTCTGCGAGCGGTCGCGGTGTTGGGGGTGTTCTGCGTTCACTTGCAACAGAATGCGACAATCGATTGGACGGTTGGTCCGATCAGTTTTCAACTGATGTGCATCAACGGGCGAGTCGGGGTCGCTCTGTTCTTTCTTCTGACAGGCTACTTCTTGGCCGCGCCGCTTTGGATGCACGGTGAACGAGAGGGTCTAAAGTCAGCACTGCGGCACTTTTGGCGTAGAAGGCTGATAAAAATTGTCCCTCTGTACTACGCGGTGTTAACCGCACTCACGCTGTTGCGTTTCCTACAGACCGGGAAGATTGACTGGTCGGATGTAATGGCTCACGCATCGTTCATTCATAACTTCGATTCATCGACGCTTTATTCGATCAGCGAACCGATGTGGGCGTTAGCGGTGATCGTTCAGTACTACGTCGTTTTTTGGGTTGTCGTATCGGTAGGCGCTTTGTTTCTTGAAGACAGCCGAGCATTGCTGGTTTTGTTTGCCGGTGTTGCGACCGTGGGTTGGGGCATCATACCGGTCGTCGCTGGAAACCTTCATACGCAGGATTCTGCAACCGTGCTTATTTGGGAGCACAGCCTGATTGCCCATCTCCCGATCTTTGCGCTTGGTGCGGTTTCGTCTTGGTTTTCGCAGCATCAGAGTGCTTCGCGATGTCAGTCCCGACTAACGAATGCATTTTTCTGCTGTGCGATCGTGATGTTGATTGTCATTCTGGGATCACCCTTAGCTGAGCAACTTGAGGAACGGTTGGGGCGTTATGGCTACCCTGTGGTACCGGGATTGCTGGCTATCGTATTGATTGCGGCGACACGGGATTGTTGGGCGAAAATGATTCTTTCAAATCGAGTCTTGGTGGGCATCGGGACGATTTCGTACACGATCTATCTGGTTCATCTTCCGGTCATCGGTTTCGCCAAGCGTTTGTTGATGGCGACCACTCTCTTCGACAATTCACCTTTGTTTCTCGCAACGATTGCATTTTCGGTTTCATGTTTGATTGGACTCGTATTCACAGTAATGGTGGAAGATCCATTACGAAATCTTATTGTGAAGGCGAAGCATGGAAACGAGGTGGTGAAGACTGTTGCTTGATTGATTTGGAGAGCTGGGAGTCAAAGTCCGTGATGGGCTTGGAATGTATTCAGGGCATGGCGAGACAGGGGGCGGCACTTCTGATAGCAGCTAGGGCTAAGGCGAGGCTGTTACCCAGACAGGATTCGTGTAGAACATCAGATCTGCTCCGTTGTCGACGAACCTTCGACCGCGAGCTCGAAAAACCGCGCCAGTTGCTGGCACCTCAAAATTGCTCAGGATATCAGTCAAGGTTTTCTGGGGAGCTTGCTTTGCAACGATCGATGCTTTGCCGTCGACGATTGCGATCAATTCCAATTCGTCAACCGAGTTCGGATGGCCCAGCAAGTCGATTTCTGGAATTTGCATCCGAATCGAAATGTCTATCCGCTTTCCTGCAGCATATAGCGTCTCTCCAGCAAAAGCGGGCCTTTCGAGACCTTCACATTTCACTTGAAGTTCGACCCGTTGTGCGATGCCGCCATGACTGGCAAAAAAGCTGCCAGCTTTGAGAGCATCGAGGACACCACTTGCGGAACGTTCTGGCGAGTAGACCCACGTTTCCGAAAATTCGCCTGGCCAATAGTCTCCGCTGGTAGGGCTATGGAAGTCGCTTGGCGCAAGCGCCGCGTACACATGAAGACCGTCACCGAGTAACTTGTCCCAAGCTCCTCCAACGGTCTCGGCCGCCGGATCCCACCGGTCAACTGTTTTCAGCTTGCCGAGATATGACCCAACTTTAGCCTTGTTTTGGTGACCAGGGGAGCCTGCAAATCCAATGAAGGATTGCGAGGCTTTTAGCCAGGTGAGTGCGTCTTCCACGATCGTCGTGGGATCAGTCCGTTTTCGGGACGGATGGTTTAAAATTAGGACAGCCTCATCCTTCTTGTTTTCTTCGATCCATCGTAGAGCCTCCGATGCTGGTGGGACCCCAGGGTGTTGGTAGCCATCGAACTGTTCCTTGAATTGCCGCAGCCATGCATCGCTTCCGGGTATTGTTAGAACGGTCACATGCTCATTCCCGTCGTAGGGAGGGACGTTCCATTCGAGTCCCGGTATGACGACGATTTTCGGGAATAGCTTTTGAGCAGCTCGTATTTGCGTGAAGTACTCTTCCGTCGCTGCTGTCAAATCATGGCTAGCGTGATCAGTGATGGCGATTGCATCGCACCCATATTTTTGAGCAGACTCAACGACGGCTATTACTGGATAGCGACCGTCGGAGAAAAGGGTATGGGAGTGAGTGTCAACTTTCATCCACTGCCCATTCCCAATCCAAGAAATCGGATTCCGGATGGCTGGCTGATTTTGGTGAGCTACCTCGTTGTCGGGAATCGCAGCAGACTTGCCTTCAGGTCGATCTTGGTGATCCTCACCAGTACAACCGCTAATCGCGAGCAGTATCCACACGGCGAGTTCAATTTTACGATAGCGGCAGGACTCGGGTTTCTCATTCAGCATGAAAACTCTCCTTCGGCCGATGTGGGCATTCTGAATAGAAAGCTAGTACTTCGTTCCAATTCGATTTTAGGATTAGCCGTATGGCGTTAGCCACGGTTTCATTGCAATAACCGGGGCTAACGCCCGTCGGTTGATGACCCGAACCCGTATTTTCATATGGAACGGAGCGCTAGGCTGTGCAAGCGATAAACTGTTGGCATTGGCCAAAATGTCTTGTGTTTGATCGTGGATGCAGGCATTGTAGGAAGCGGAATCGAGGAGTTCGCTTGCCTGATAGACTGCACTCGTGCCGAGCAATAATTTAACTTTCCGTTGCTTGTCGGTTCTAGCGATCGTTTATCACAGCGTTTTAGTGTCTTGGTTAGCCAAAGTGCTGCTGATCAGCGTTGCTCAATATTTTTCGTCTGGATTCAAGTCACCGCGTAGCTCCTATGGAAGTTGATGTTCAAAACGATGTGAGTCGTAGAATCCGCCTTGCTACCGTCGGACTGCTCATCGCTTGGGCGACGTTGCTTTTGCTGGGATCCTGGTATCCGTTTGAATATCAAGAGGCGACATTTCGTGGAGCTTGCGAGCAGTGGTGGCGCGGGTGGCGTTTGGCGGGCCAGTCACGTAGCGACTTAGCGATAAACGTTGTTGCTGGTGTTCCTTTGGGCTTTTGTTCAGGATTGCTTATCCGCGTCTGGTCCACCAGAAAATCAAAACTTGGTTTTGCTGAATGTAGCTCGGGCCTACTCGCACTCAGTTTGATCGCCCTATATGCGTTTGGTGTCGAGATAGGCCAAGCGTGGTTTTCACATCGGGTTCCATCTAGCTTGGATACTTTCGCCCAGATCGCAGGGGCGTCGGGAGCGATGATTGTTTCGTTATCGCTCGGCGAATTTTTATTGATTCGGATAAGTAGTACTGGGCTGGCAAACGTTTCGAGCCGCTCTATGGCGTTGCTGGACTTATATTTCTTTGGCTACGTGATCTGGATGTGGATGCCGTTCATACCTGCTCTCAGTCCATCGGAACTCAAGCAAAAATGGCTGCACGGAGTTACTGGGTTAGGGCTTCAGCAATGGAGCAGGGATCCATGGGTGGCGCTCTATCAAGCGGGGGTCGCGATGGCCACAGCGATTCCCATCGGGGCTTGGTGGAGGCGCATGTCATCTAGAGGGTTGGTTGACATGTCAGTTTGGGGGGCGCTGCTGTGGGGGGGCATCTGCGTTGTGGGGCTCGNNNNNNNNNNNNNNNNNNNNNNNNNNNNNNNNNNNNNNNNNNNNNNNNNNNNNNNNNNNNNNNNNNNNNNNNNNNNNTTATCACAGCTGTTCATTCAATCAAGAGTGGCTGCGATTGACGATTGTTTTTGGTCAGTTGTCGGTACGTTCGTGGGGGGCGCAATGACTCGATCTAAATCACCTGGTGGCGAAGCGACGCCCTCGGGTGGCGTAGGTATGGCGACTCGTTTTGGCCTTTTAAGTGTTTGCTGCGTGGTCTACTTGGCCGCATCGCTGGCTCCATTCGATTTGGTTAATAGCAAAGCCGAGTTGTTTGGGCGGTATCACGCCGCGCGTGAAAGAATGCAAGCCGGGACTCTATCTGGCAATGACTACGCGATGTTCACGAATGCCTTCAGGACTTTCTTCTTCACAGCTCCCGTAGGCGCTTTATTCGTCTACGTAAGCAATACATTTCGGCCAGTTCTCGTCGTCACTCTGATATCGTTGATTGCGCTGACGGTATTTACCGCCATCGGGGAGGGAATTCAAATCATCTCGAAATCACACTCTGTGGATGCGGTTGGTTTCCTAGCTAGACTTTCGGGAGGATGGTTCGGGGCAATCTGCTATTTGCGGTGGGCGAATGTCCATTGCAAGGTGTAGCGGGGAGCAAGATCGACGTGTAAGCTGGTCCCAGGAAGGGTCTTGTATGCCCCCGGCGTTTTGTCTATAATCCAGAATATGTTCTATCGCCTAGTTCTACTGATTCTCACCAG
This genomic interval from Stieleria sp. JC731 contains the following:
- a CDS encoding phenylacetate--CoA ligase family protein, producing the protein MSYFLKSLVSRPLLRASCRFSRSNCFQLAHADSGDAVVERRLASLLNHARQHVPFYADRLRGLRAPLAPDSPLGLDSLREIPLLQKSDVEAHFPEGITDGTDPGDWRMMSTRGTAQRLILIQGFGKRDAVRAANLRMLERSGDYGPGYPIVEIPPEVCEEVCGELGEIETGVTSRLWQMIRGGKLRDGKSIRDLRGQVERHWIYNRKTYSGFGLHGSNPPGDVLQSYVDRLRKDRPYVLKALATYLIAIARYVESTGQDPLQIPVIKTSGSRIAPCWIPEIERALGGTFWNDYGSAEFGSIACDCKEHDGMHVFDDFFIVEVVNDDGIPLGDNQIGNVVVTDLMNHTMPMIRYKIGDLGRLDTSPCVCGQASPRLTVLGRESDVIRDGAGKVRLADQVIERIEQIDGVLAAQVQQKGDAWYALSIVAGKGTADGGTGSEHRSSEHTSVDRDQVAAEFKNWIGSDARVDVRTVRTLRPESGGKFRYVKSRLN
- a CDS encoding aminotransferase class V-fold PLP-dependent enzyme is translated as MDVRSDFPALDGPRGNVCYLDSAATTLKPSCVIDAVNWFLQEGTSAVHRGINPRSLKATERFEFTRERIAEWFSADVDEVVLTSGATDAMNLVRRGMRNLNSVIFTVMEHHSNFVPWMDVATNRCIGVDAEGRVDLGLLSDLLAGGGVDLVALTHQSNVLGAITELESIVDLVHQHGAMVLVDAAQSAAHDPPDFGGLAIDFLACSAHKMLGPSGSGALLVARHARDRLQAVRFGGNMVSAVHRDSFELQSAPHCFEAGTPAIESVIGWGAAIDYLDQLSTAAVTRHLSNLTDIAAEQLKAIDGVQLISVDNQSRGPLVAFTVAGVESNAVVKILGNDQIFLRAGFHCAQPLHEHLGIGPTVRASFQVYNTASDIDRFTERIASLAKIG
- a CDS encoding glycosyltransferase, whose protein sequence is MKFLVFSDDWGRHPSSCQHLIRQLLPDHQVTWVNTIGMRPPRLDLITLRRGFEKLRGWAGTSAVAGGQSHDDPIASNSVDVASDRVDAADPLSQAAERGQGPNVIDAKMWPWMSHSWDRWLNRWLLSKQLRLASEDAIVITTIPIVADLVGRLPAARWVYYCVDDFSVWPGLDGEMLGRMEDELVAKVDCTIAVSDTLMESLRRRGCSPHLLTHGVDLDFWRTKEVGGKDNGLGVDATPANEERDSSSSKEPASNDVYASETPGSDRVLFWGVVDRRMNADWVLALADSMDSGKVILAGPHQDPDPRLLSHQRVRTLGALPFEELPQLAATADVLIMPYADLPVTRAMQPLKLKEYLATGKPVVVSPLPATAAWEDCLYIVHDQASFIAKVHSLMDREHQPTGERTLLNKTFERLKHESWSAKAAQMLGVIGEVSQRANSIASG
- a CDS encoding O-antigen ligase family protein, whose product is MGYTPPLVGKVVGVCLLLSSAIGIRYPIAAAVAVTSTAFGIARYSAELEWAWGNAFQACVIFDSAIALILSPQARVSWLRLRREQFKTGILLAGLLTWAIVSESLAIVYETGDPGPKHSLLRLVESVILCTVIMVSVTDFRRFVIVVGASVVALGGSYLQLRRLEHASDFAFAAAPLSCLLAGSASALNASYFVSGVALSSLLAAASFFTANRGANVGWLMTMICMAIAQLRSLRIWTAIIGLVVLASFVAYRSPLRPRIQEWIDNGWSTTTLASRVEFWKSSLSRLPDHSLTGIGPGRGGQDMSRDLQLKKWRATHNSFLEILSEQGIVGGLLWCGLLFNAFAICLSKVGGETACERAMAIGIGACLLAMVIAGMAISRHDDVRLFWAIGCAFALKTAHFDRPNGCGAAN
- a CDS encoding acyltransferase family protein — translated: MRCKICRRTDRIQYVPALEGLRAVAVLGVFCVHLQQNATIDWTVGPISFQLMCINGRVGVALFFLLTGYFLAAPLWMHGEREGLKSALRHFWRRRLIKIVPLYYAVLTALTLLRFLQTGKIDWSDVMAHASFIHNFDSSTLYSISEPMWALAVIVQYYVVFWVVVSVGALFLEDSRALLVLFAGVATVGWGIIPVVAGNLHTQDSATVLIWEHSLIAHLPIFALGAVSSWFSQHQSASRCQSRLTNAFFCCAIVMLIVILGSPLAEQLEERLGRYGYPVVPGLLAIVLIAATRDCWAKMILSNRVLVGIGTISYTIYLVHLPVIGFAKRLLMATTLFDNSPLFLATIAFSVSCLIGLVFTVMVEDPLRNLIVKAKHGNEVVKTVA
- a CDS encoding CehA/McbA family metallohydrolase, whose amino-acid sequence is MLNEKPESCRYRKIELAVWILLAISGCTGEDHQDRPEGKSAAIPDNEVAHQNQPAIRNPISWIGNGQWMKVDTHSHTLFSDGRYPVIAVVESAQKYGCDAIAITDHASHDLTAATEEYFTQIRAAQKLFPKIVVIPGLEWNVPPYDGNEHVTVLTIPGSDAWLRQFKEQFDGYQHPGVPPASEALRWIEENKKDEAVLILNHPSRKRTDPTTIVEDALTWLKASQSFIGFAGSPGHQNKAKVGSYLGKLKTVDRWDPAAETVGGAWDKLLGDGLHVYAALAPSDFHSPTSGDYWPGEFSETWVYSPERSASGVLDALKAGSFFASHGGIAQRVELQVKCEGLERPAFAGETLYAAGKRIDISIRMQIPEIDLLGHPNSVDELELIAIVDGKASIVAKQAPQKTLTDILSNFEVPATGAVFRARGRRFVDNGADLMFYTNPVWVTASP
- a CDS encoding VanZ family protein codes for the protein MEVDVQNDVSRRIRLATVGLLIAWATLLLLGSWYPFEYQEATFRGACEQWWRGWRLAGQSRSDLAINVVAGVPLGFCSGLLIRVWSTRKSKLGFAECSSGLLALSLIALYAFGVEIGQAWFSHRVPSSLDTFAQIAGASGAMIVSLSLGEFLLIRISSTGLANVSSRSMALLDLYFFGYVIWMWMPFIPALSPSELKQKWLHGVTGLGLQQWSRDPWVALYQAGVAMATAIPIGAWWRRMSSRGLVDMSVWGALLWGGICVVGL